Part of the Calditerrivibrio sp. genome is shown below.
CACCAACAGGTTATTTAGAAATCTACTCCCCTGACTACCACCAACCAACAAAAGATTTTTATCAGGTCTCACTTTAAAAGGTATATCCCTAAAAACAGCTCTCACAGGATTACCAACTACGATACTCCCCTCAGGAGCTTTTAACGTTTTATCAAAACTGACAAATACCTTTTCAGCAAACCGGGAAAATATTCTGTTACTCAACCCCATCACAGAGTTTTGTTCATGGATGTATACTGGAACACGTTTTATTATCGATGCTACACCAGCACTAAAAGATGCAAATCCTCCCAACAAGATAACCCTGTCATCCTTTGACACAGTATTTAATGCATCCATAACATTGCCTAAAATCTTACCAACACTTTTTATCTTCTTACCTACCGATACACCTTTTAATGGGGTTTCAGGTTGTTCCACAAAGTTGAAACCCAACTCCGTCAATATCCTTCTTTCTATGCCTCTATTGGAGACTAAAAATATAAACTCAAAACCCATATCCTTTAATTTTTCAGCTATTGCAATCCCCGGATACAAATGCCCACCAGTACCGCCACCAGCAATCACAATCTTCATTTGCTCTCCTCAGCACTTCTCAAAAGTACCCCAAGAATAAACATCTGACATATAAGTGCGCTACCTCCATAACTTACAAAAGGGAGAGTAATACCTTTAGTAGGAAGTAACCCAACAGTTACCCCTATATGCATCAGCGACTGGATTATAAACATAAAACCGAAACCAAGTGTCAAAAATCTTTTATATTTATCATAATGTTTCATCCCAATTCTGTAGATGGTGATGAAA
Proteins encoded:
- the murG gene encoding undecaprenyldiphospho-muramoylpentapeptide beta-N-acetylglucosaminyltransferase; protein product: MKIVIAGGGTGGHLYPGIAIAEKLKDMGFEFIFLVSNRGIERRILTELGFNFVEQPETPLKGVSVGKKIKSVGKILGNVMDALNTVSKDDRVILLGGFASFSAGVASIIKRVPVYIHEQNSVMGLSNRIFSRFAEKVFVSFDKTLKAPEGSIVVGNPVRAVFRDIPFKVRPDKNLLLVGGSQGSRFLNNLLVDVVDKLLGMGFSIIHQTGDRLYEETIERYREKGIGVSNVTVKKYIDDMVEAIKWADLVISRAGAGLVFEILYSRRFGVFIPFSEATDNHQYYNAKFIEEKGVGVVLEEKKATGAKLLEIIKHYYDSFELYRDRFEKVFYRDTAEIIIKEMELEHV